A stretch of the Elephas maximus indicus isolate mEleMax1 chromosome 3, mEleMax1 primary haplotype, whole genome shotgun sequence genome encodes the following:
- the LOC126073954 gene encoding dimethylaniline monooxygenase [N-oxide-forming] 3-like isoform X1 — MGKRVAIIGAGVSGLASIRSCLEEGLKPTCFEKSDDVGGLWKFSDHGEEGRASIYRSVFTNSSKEMTCFADFPYPDDFPSFMHHSKLLEYLTAYAKEKNLLKYIQFKTLVSKVKKRPDFSITGQWDVITEKDGKQESAIFDAVMVCSGHHVYPNIPKESFPGLKHFKGKCFHSWDYKEPGIFKGKRVLVVGLGNSGCDIATELSHTAEKVIISSRSGSWVLSRVWDDGYPWDMLLISRFENFLRNNLPKPISDWWYMKQMNSKFKHENYGLMPLNGTLRKEPVFNDELPARILCGVVSIKPNVKAFTETSAIFEDGTVFEAIDCVIFATGYSYDHPFLDDSIIKSRNNEITLFKGIFPPLLEKPTMAMIGFVQSFGSAIPTNDLQSRWVAQVIKGTCTLPSVEDMMSDIDETIRERLKWFGKSETIQTDYITYMDELASFIGAKPSILWLFLTDPKLALKVFFGPCSPYQFRLVGPGKWPGARKAILTQWDRAVKPMKTRVVGSPQKPHLFFPFLKLLAIPVLFIAVWLMLT, encoded by the exons ATGGGCAAGAGAGTAGCCATCATTGGAGCTGGGGTCAGTGGCCTGGCCTCCATCAGGAGCTGTTTGGAAGAGGGGCTGAAGCCCACCTGCTTTGAAAAGAGCGACGATGTGGGGGGTCTGTGGAAATTCTCG GACCATGGAGAGGAAGGTAGGGCCAGCATTTACCGGTCGGTCTTCACCAACTCTTCCAAAGAGATGACGTGTTTTGCAGACTTCCCATATCCTGATGACTTCCCCAGCTTCATGCACCACAGCAAGCTCCTGGAGTACCTCACTGCATATGCCAAAGAAAAGAACCTTCTGAAATACATACAGTTCAAG ACACTTGTATCCAAGGTCAAAAAACGTCCTGATTTCTCAATCACTGGCCAATGGGATGTTATCACTGAAAAGGATGGTAAACAGGAATCTGCCATCTTTGATGCTGTAATGGTTTGTTCTGGACATCACGTGTACCCCAATATCCCAAAAGAGTCCTTTCCAG GTCTAAAACATTTTAAAGGCAAATGCTTCCACAGCTGGGACTATAAGGAACCAGGAATATTCAAGGGGAAGAGAGTCCTGGTGGTCGGCTTGGGGAATTCAGGCTGTGATATTGCCACAGAACTCAGCCACACAGCAGAGAAG GTCATCATCAGCTCCAGAAGTGGTTCCTGGGTGTTAAGCAGGGTCTGGGATGACGGCTACCCATGGGACATGCTGCTTATCAGCCGATTCGAAAACTTCCTCAGGAACAACTTACCAAAACCCATCTCTGACTGGTGGTACATGAAGCAGATGAATTCAAAATTCAAGCATGAGAACTACGGCTTGATGCCTTTAAATGG AACCCTGAGGAAAGAGCCTGTGTTTAATGATGAGCTCCCAGCTCGAATTCTGTGTGGCGTTGTGTCTATTAAGCCTAATGTGAAGGCATTCACAGAGACCTCGGCCATTTTTGAGGATGGGACTGTGTTTGAGGCCATCGACTGCGTCATCTTTGCAACAGGCTATAGCTATGATCACCCCTTCCTTGATGATTCCATCATCAAAAGCAGAAATAATGAGATCACCTTGTTTAAAGGCATCTTCCCTCCTCTACTAGAGAAGCCAACTATGGCAATGATTGGCTTTGTCCAGTCCTTTGGGTCTGCCATCCCTACAAATGATCTGCAGTCTCGCTGGGTAGCACAAGTAATAAAGG GAACTTGCACTTTGCCTTCTGTGGAAGACATGATGAGTGACATTGATGAGACAATACGGGAAAGGCTCAAATG GTTTGGcaaaagtgagaccatacaaaCGGATTATATTACTTATATGGATGAACTTGCCTCTTTCATTGGGGCAAAGCCCAGCATCCTATGGCTTTTTCTCACAGATCCCAAATTAGCCTTGAAAGTTTTCTTTGGCCCGTGCAGCCCATACCAGTTTAGGCTGGTGGGCCCAGGGAAGTGGCCAGGAGCCAGAAAAGCCATCCTGACCCAGTGGGACCGGGCAGTAAAACCCATGAAGACACGAGTTGTTGGGAGTCCTCAGAAGCCTcacttgtttttcccttttctcaAGCTCCTTGCTATTCCTGTTCTGTTCATTGCTGTTTGGCTTATGCTGACTTAA
- the LOC126073954 gene encoding dimethylaniline monooxygenase [N-oxide-forming] 3-like isoform X2, whose product MTCFADFPYPDDFPSFMHHSKLLEYLTAYAKEKNLLKYIQFKTLVSKVKKRPDFSITGQWDVITEKDGKQESAIFDAVMVCSGHHVYPNIPKESFPGLKHFKGKCFHSWDYKEPGIFKGKRVLVVGLGNSGCDIATELSHTAEKVIISSRSGSWVLSRVWDDGYPWDMLLISRFENFLRNNLPKPISDWWYMKQMNSKFKHENYGLMPLNGTLRKEPVFNDELPARILCGVVSIKPNVKAFTETSAIFEDGTVFEAIDCVIFATGYSYDHPFLDDSIIKSRNNEITLFKGIFPPLLEKPTMAMIGFVQSFGSAIPTNDLQSRWVAQVIKGTCTLPSVEDMMSDIDETIRERLKWFGKSETIQTDYITYMDELASFIGAKPSILWLFLTDPKLALKVFFGPCSPYQFRLVGPGKWPGARKAILTQWDRAVKPMKTRVVGSPQKPHLFFPFLKLLAIPVLFIAVWLMLT is encoded by the exons ATGACGTGTTTTGCAGACTTCCCATATCCTGATGACTTCCCCAGCTTCATGCACCACAGCAAGCTCCTGGAGTACCTCACTGCATATGCCAAAGAAAAGAACCTTCTGAAATACATACAGTTCAAG ACACTTGTATCCAAGGTCAAAAAACGTCCTGATTTCTCAATCACTGGCCAATGGGATGTTATCACTGAAAAGGATGGTAAACAGGAATCTGCCATCTTTGATGCTGTAATGGTTTGTTCTGGACATCACGTGTACCCCAATATCCCAAAAGAGTCCTTTCCAG GTCTAAAACATTTTAAAGGCAAATGCTTCCACAGCTGGGACTATAAGGAACCAGGAATATTCAAGGGGAAGAGAGTCCTGGTGGTCGGCTTGGGGAATTCAGGCTGTGATATTGCCACAGAACTCAGCCACACAGCAGAGAAG GTCATCATCAGCTCCAGAAGTGGTTCCTGGGTGTTAAGCAGGGTCTGGGATGACGGCTACCCATGGGACATGCTGCTTATCAGCCGATTCGAAAACTTCCTCAGGAACAACTTACCAAAACCCATCTCTGACTGGTGGTACATGAAGCAGATGAATTCAAAATTCAAGCATGAGAACTACGGCTTGATGCCTTTAAATGG AACCCTGAGGAAAGAGCCTGTGTTTAATGATGAGCTCCCAGCTCGAATTCTGTGTGGCGTTGTGTCTATTAAGCCTAATGTGAAGGCATTCACAGAGACCTCGGCCATTTTTGAGGATGGGACTGTGTTTGAGGCCATCGACTGCGTCATCTTTGCAACAGGCTATAGCTATGATCACCCCTTCCTTGATGATTCCATCATCAAAAGCAGAAATAATGAGATCACCTTGTTTAAAGGCATCTTCCCTCCTCTACTAGAGAAGCCAACTATGGCAATGATTGGCTTTGTCCAGTCCTTTGGGTCTGCCATCCCTACAAATGATCTGCAGTCTCGCTGGGTAGCACAAGTAATAAAGG GAACTTGCACTTTGCCTTCTGTGGAAGACATGATGAGTGACATTGATGAGACAATACGGGAAAGGCTCAAATG GTTTGGcaaaagtgagaccatacaaaCGGATTATATTACTTATATGGATGAACTTGCCTCTTTCATTGGGGCAAAGCCCAGCATCCTATGGCTTTTTCTCACAGATCCCAAATTAGCCTTGAAAGTTTTCTTTGGCCCGTGCAGCCCATACCAGTTTAGGCTGGTGGGCCCAGGGAAGTGGCCAGGAGCCAGAAAAGCCATCCTGACCCAGTGGGACCGGGCAGTAAAACCCATGAAGACACGAGTTGTTGGGAGTCCTCAGAAGCCTcacttgtttttcccttttctcaAGCTCCTTGCTATTCCTGTTCTGTTCATTGCTGTTTGGCTTATGCTGACTTAA
- the LOC126073954 gene encoding dimethylaniline monooxygenase [N-oxide-forming] 3-like isoform X3 yields the protein MGKRVAIIGAGVSGLASIRSCLEEGLKPTCFEKSDDVGGLWKFSDHGEEGRASIYRSVFTNSSKEMTCFADFPYPDDFPSFMHHSKLLEYLTAYAKEKNLLKYIQFKTLVSKVKKRPDFSITGQWDVITEKDGKQESAIFDAVMVCSGHHVYPNIPKESFPGLKHFKGKCFHSWDYKEPGIFKGKRVLVVGLGNSGCDIATELSHTAEKVIISSRSGSWVLSRVWDDGYPWDMLLISRFENFLRNNLPKPISDWWYMKQMNSKFKHENYGLMPLNGTLRKEPVFNDELPARILCGVVSIKPNVKAFTETSAIFEDGTVFEAIDCVIFATGYSYDHPFLDDSIIKSRNNEITLFKGIFPPLLEKPTMAMIGFVQSFGSAIPTNDLQSRWVAQVIKGTCTLPSVEDMMSDIDETIRERLKCKGE from the exons ATGGGCAAGAGAGTAGCCATCATTGGAGCTGGGGTCAGTGGCCTGGCCTCCATCAGGAGCTGTTTGGAAGAGGGGCTGAAGCCCACCTGCTTTGAAAAGAGCGACGATGTGGGGGGTCTGTGGAAATTCTCG GACCATGGAGAGGAAGGTAGGGCCAGCATTTACCGGTCGGTCTTCACCAACTCTTCCAAAGAGATGACGTGTTTTGCAGACTTCCCATATCCTGATGACTTCCCCAGCTTCATGCACCACAGCAAGCTCCTGGAGTACCTCACTGCATATGCCAAAGAAAAGAACCTTCTGAAATACATACAGTTCAAG ACACTTGTATCCAAGGTCAAAAAACGTCCTGATTTCTCAATCACTGGCCAATGGGATGTTATCACTGAAAAGGATGGTAAACAGGAATCTGCCATCTTTGATGCTGTAATGGTTTGTTCTGGACATCACGTGTACCCCAATATCCCAAAAGAGTCCTTTCCAG GTCTAAAACATTTTAAAGGCAAATGCTTCCACAGCTGGGACTATAAGGAACCAGGAATATTCAAGGGGAAGAGAGTCCTGGTGGTCGGCTTGGGGAATTCAGGCTGTGATATTGCCACAGAACTCAGCCACACAGCAGAGAAG GTCATCATCAGCTCCAGAAGTGGTTCCTGGGTGTTAAGCAGGGTCTGGGATGACGGCTACCCATGGGACATGCTGCTTATCAGCCGATTCGAAAACTTCCTCAGGAACAACTTACCAAAACCCATCTCTGACTGGTGGTACATGAAGCAGATGAATTCAAAATTCAAGCATGAGAACTACGGCTTGATGCCTTTAAATGG AACCCTGAGGAAAGAGCCTGTGTTTAATGATGAGCTCCCAGCTCGAATTCTGTGTGGCGTTGTGTCTATTAAGCCTAATGTGAAGGCATTCACAGAGACCTCGGCCATTTTTGAGGATGGGACTGTGTTTGAGGCCATCGACTGCGTCATCTTTGCAACAGGCTATAGCTATGATCACCCCTTCCTTGATGATTCCATCATCAAAAGCAGAAATAATGAGATCACCTTGTTTAAAGGCATCTTCCCTCCTCTACTAGAGAAGCCAACTATGGCAATGATTGGCTTTGTCCAGTCCTTTGGGTCTGCCATCCCTACAAATGATCTGCAGTCTCGCTGGGTAGCACAAGTAATAAAGG GAACTTGCACTTTGCCTTCTGTGGAAGACATGATGAGTGACATTGATGAGACAATACGGGAAAGGCTCAAATG